A genome region from Nocardia sp. NBC_00565 includes the following:
- a CDS encoding methyltransferase family protein, with amino-acid sequence MAEAATEWGGGLWAAADLVTPMAIRVAATLRLADHIAAGTQTAEALATAVDADRDALERLLGHLVTAGVLTRAGTGSYSLTALGGR; translated from the coding sequence ATGGCCGAAGCGGCGACCGAGTGGGGCGGTGGGCTGTGGGCGGCTGCTGACCTGGTAACCCCGATGGCCATCCGGGTGGCGGCGACGTTGCGGTTGGCCGACCACATCGCCGCCGGCACACAGACGGCCGAGGCGCTGGCCACGGCGGTGGACGCCGATCGGGACGCGCTGGAGCGACTGTTGGGCCACCTGGTGACCGCCGGTGTGCTGACTCGTGCGGGGACCGGCAGCTACAGCCTGACGGCCCTGGGTGGCCGGTAA
- a CDS encoding DUF4153 domain-containing protein produces MGFGVLLRSWGRVWWVVLALALLGVGAFRAAGWLFALCVVGAGVAGSLAVVGRRSVYGAWYDVIAVPIESVAGIPWVYAAFGRIGDGKGKRASRVGVSVAVTVALLAVFVPLLGGADATFAKLLRSVTPEIDAGSVVQWIILFVVLGFGSVGAIYLLAGPRAAAEGEASGRFLRRLEWSLPVGALTVLFAVFVAVQFVALFGGDDYVQRTANLTYAEYARTGFWQLSIVTILTLAVIAVVLRWAAKDSATDRAWLRVLLCAFGLLSLVIVASALGRMWTYQQAYGFTVLRLLVEVCELWLGLVYLLMIVAVLRLDGTWLPRAAIGTGMATLFALAILNPEGLVAERNIDRWQHGKNLDTQYLGNLSPDIVPALDQLPEPQRNDVLDRIRARLDEDTWQSWNLSRAHAR; encoded by the coding sequence GTGGGATTCGGGGTGCTGCTGCGGAGTTGGGGGCGGGTTTGGTGGGTTGTGTTGGCGTTGGCGCTGTTGGGGGTTGGGGCGTTTCGGGCGGCGGGGTGGTTGTTCGCGTTGTGTGTGGTGGGGGCGGGGGTGGCTGGGTCGTTGGCGGTTGTGGGGCGGCGGTCGGTGTACGGGGCGTGGTATGACGTGATCGCGGTGCCGATCGAGTCGGTTGCGGGGATTCCGTGGGTGTACGCGGCGTTCGGGCGGATTGGTGACGGGAAGGGGAAGCGAGCATCGCGGGTCGGGGTGTCGGTGGCGGTGACCGTCGCTTTGTTGGCGGTGTTCGTGCCTTTGCTCGGTGGTGCCGATGCGACCTTCGCGAAGCTGCTCAGGTCGGTGACGCCGGAGATCGATGCGGGATCGGTTGTGCAATGGATCATCCTGTTCGTGGTCCTAGGGTTCGGCAGTGTGGGGGCGATATATCTGCTGGCGGGTCCGCGAGCCGCGGCGGAAGGCGAAGCGAGCGGCCGGTTCCTGCGACGGCTGGAGTGGTCGCTGCCGGTGGGCGCGTTGACAGTGTTGTTCGCGGTCTTCGTCGCCGTCCAGTTCGTCGCACTGTTCGGCGGTGACGACTACGTTCAGCGGACCGCGAACCTGACCTACGCCGAGTACGCGCGAACTGGCTTCTGGCAGCTGTCGATCGTCACCATCCTCACGCTCGCCGTGATCGCCGTCGTATTGCGTTGGGCCGCAAAGGACTCCGCTACCGATCGGGCCTGGTTGCGAGTTCTGCTGTGCGCGTTCGGCCTGCTCTCGCTGGTCATCGTCGCCTCCGCACTCGGCCGCATGTGGACCTACCAGCAGGCATACGGATTCACCGTGCTGCGCCTGCTGGTCGAGGTCTGCGAACTCTGGCTCGGCTTGGTCTACCTGCTGATGATCGTGGCCGTACTCCGCTTGGACGGCACCTGGCTGCCACGCGCCGCGATCGGGACCGGAATGGCGACCTTGTTCGCCTTGGCGATCCTCAATCCGGAAGGCCTTGTCGCGGAACGGAATATCGATCGCTGGCAACACGGCAAGAATCTCGACACCCAGTATCTCGGCAACCTCTCACCCGACATCGTCCCCGCCCTCGACCAACTGCCCGAACCACAGCGCAACGACGTCCTCGACCGGATCCGCGCGAGACTCGACGAGGACACCTGGCAGAGCTGGAACCTGTCCCGCGCGCATGCCCGTTGA
- a CDS encoding pyridoxamine 5'-phosphate oxidase family protein — MDVINLADLYELAPLDWSGIRARLDAGIELAPGSGGLDRHTCWLSTINQDGSPHVTSLGALWVDGAFWFVTGAHSRKGRNLARDPRCSMSVATHEFDLVVEGTATQITDPEVIADMARRWADGGWPCRVDDTGQALTAEYSAPSAGPPPWHIYRLTARTATAVGTIGSGGATRWRF, encoded by the coding sequence ATGGACGTAATCAACCTCGCCGACCTGTACGAGCTGGCGCCGCTGGACTGGTCGGGTATTCGAGCGCGGCTCGACGCAGGCATCGAACTGGCCCCTGGCAGCGGCGGCCTCGACCGGCACACCTGCTGGCTGAGCACGATCAACCAGGACGGCAGCCCACACGTGACCTCCCTGGGTGCCCTCTGGGTCGACGGCGCCTTCTGGTTCGTGACCGGCGCCCACTCTCGAAAGGGCCGCAACCTGGCGCGCGATCCGCGCTGCTCGATGAGCGTCGCCACCCATGAATTCGACCTGGTCGTCGAAGGCACCGCAACCCAGATCACCGATCCCGAGGTAATCGCCGATATGGCCCGGCGCTGGGCCGATGGCGGCTGGCCCTGTCGCGTCGACGACACCGGCCAGGCGCTCACCGCCGAGTACAGCGCCCCTTCCGCGGGCCCGCCGCCTTGGCACATCTACCGCCTGACTGCGCGCACCGCGACGGCCGTCGGAACGATCGGCTCCGGCGGCGCGACCCGCTGGCGGTTCTGA
- a CDS encoding carboxylate-amine ligase — translation MNAALPTVGVEEEFLLADPASGAPAPRNVEVAAAAAEVGIDLQLELTRCQIETNTEVHTKTSELLDDLRRLRTGVASCAEKHGARLLAVGVPPAVQDEFPVTDTPRYQRIERNFGMLAHEQGLCGCHVHVGVPARDVAVRVGNYLRPWLPVLLSLTANSPVYRATDTGYASWRSIMWRRWPSAGPPPFFASIADYDDMVEMMLASGSILDTAMVYWDVRPSASFPTVEVRVSDVPATVEETALLATLIRAAVAMALEERRPAPPVPAEVLRAAYWKAARSGLDGDGLDTRTGRTVPARILLDQLIDYVTPALEQSGDQEFVAAAVAAVAARGNGARRQRAALRAHNDVTEVIDELAAATLEGCY, via the coding sequence ATGAACGCGGCCCTGCCGACTGTCGGAGTGGAAGAGGAGTTCCTGCTGGCCGATCCCGCCAGTGGCGCGCCGGCCCCGAGAAATGTCGAAGTCGCCGCGGCGGCGGCCGAGGTCGGGATCGATCTGCAGTTGGAGTTGACGCGCTGTCAGATCGAGACCAATACCGAAGTCCATACCAAGACCTCGGAATTGCTCGATGACCTGCGCCGATTGCGCACGGGCGTGGCGAGTTGCGCGGAAAAGCACGGTGCGCGGCTGCTCGCGGTGGGGGTGCCGCCTGCGGTGCAGGACGAGTTCCCGGTCACCGATACCCCGCGCTATCAGCGCATCGAACGCAATTTCGGCATGCTGGCCCATGAGCAGGGACTGTGCGGCTGCCACGTCCATGTGGGGGTGCCCGCGCGCGACGTCGCGGTGCGGGTGGGGAATTATCTGCGGCCGTGGTTGCCGGTGTTGTTGTCGTTGACAGCCAATTCGCCGGTGTATCGCGCCACCGATACCGGATACGCCAGTTGGCGCAGCATCATGTGGCGGCGGTGGCCGAGCGCCGGGCCGCCACCTTTCTTCGCATCCATCGCGGATTACGACGATATGGTCGAGATGATGCTGGCCAGCGGCAGCATCCTGGATACGGCGATGGTGTATTGGGATGTGCGGCCCTCAGCGTCGTTCCCGACCGTCGAGGTGCGCGTCAGCGATGTGCCCGCGACCGTCGAGGAAACCGCGTTGCTGGCCACACTCATCCGCGCCGCGGTCGCGATGGCGCTCGAGGAGAGGCGGCCCGCGCCCCCGGTGCCGGCGGAGGTGTTGCGTGCCGCGTATTGGAAGGCCGCGCGGTCCGGCCTGGACGGTGACGGCCTCGACACCCGCACCGGACGCACTGTGCCCGCCCGCATATTGCTCGACCAGTTGATCGACTATGTAACCCCGGCGCTCGAGCAGTCGGGCGATCAGGAGTTCGTCGCCGCGGCGGTCGCGGCAGTCGCGGCGCGCGGCAACGGCGCCCGACGACAGCGCGCCGCCTTGCGCGCGCACAACGACGTCACCGAGGTCATCGATGAGCTCGCCGCCGCTACTCTCGAAGGCTGCTATTGA
- a CDS encoding LOG family protein produces MTPQPSRLSSGTAAQVAVCGPRDCTAAEAGWAEEVGRLLAAAGATVLCGGGTGVMAAVAEGASRAGGLVIGVRPDTDRSAVCPGLSAVLYTGMGEARNAILIHSADAVIVIGGSWGTLSELALARHRGTIPIISLGGWQIHDAAGKPIAAAQLASDPADAVHRALN; encoded by the coding sequence GTGACGCCGCAGCCGAGCCGCCTATCCAGTGGGACAGCAGCACAGGTCGCGGTGTGTGGGCCGCGCGACTGTACCGCGGCTGAGGCCGGATGGGCCGAGGAGGTCGGGCGACTGCTCGCGGCGGCCGGTGCGACCGTGCTGTGCGGTGGCGGCACCGGCGTCATGGCCGCGGTCGCCGAAGGTGCCTCGCGCGCGGGCGGTCTCGTGATCGGCGTCCGCCCCGATACCGATCGTTCCGCCGTCTGCCCCGGGCTCTCCGCAGTCCTCTACACCGGCATGGGCGAGGCCCGCAACGCCATCCTCATCCACTCCGCCGACGCCGTCATCGTGATCGGCGGCTCTTGGGGCACCCTCTCCGAACTCGCCCTTGCCCGACACCGCGGCACCATCCCCATCATCTCCCTCGGCGGCTGGCAGATCCACGACGCCGCCGGAAAACCAATAGCGGCGGCACAACTCGCCTCCGATCCCGCCGACGCAGTTCACCGCGCGCTGAACTAG
- a CDS encoding thioesterase family protein, producing the protein MPTTTNYAFDTDTASTPVGPHEFELELSDRWNTMGGTANGGYLIAICLQALRAELPHPDVLSASAHYLRPGTNGPARIRTDLARIGRRTATGQAILTRDDREIIRVLATFTDLSKATGQTVVRNTPPELPAPDDCVNPLRGITPSPATIAERVEFRMPQIPGYWRGTPGGTSAAEFWMRFADGRNADPLALALLVDAAMPVVFDLGVPGSSTIELTVHIRRRPAPGWLACRVTTNYLIDGFHEEDFEIWDSTGTLVAQSRQLALIP; encoded by the coding sequence ATGCCGACGACGACGAACTACGCGTTCGACACCGATACCGCCAGCACACCGGTCGGCCCGCACGAATTCGAACTCGAGCTCTCCGACCGCTGGAACACCATGGGCGGCACCGCGAACGGCGGCTACCTCATCGCCATCTGCCTGCAGGCGTTGCGCGCGGAACTGCCGCACCCGGACGTGCTGTCCGCCTCGGCCCACTACCTGCGTCCGGGCACCAACGGTCCCGCCCGTATCCGCACCGATCTCGCCCGCATCGGTCGCCGCACCGCCACGGGCCAGGCCATCCTGACCCGCGACGACCGCGAAATCATCCGCGTCCTGGCCACTTTCACGGATCTGTCCAAGGCCACCGGACAGACCGTCGTGCGCAATACACCGCCCGAGCTCCCGGCCCCCGACGACTGCGTCAACCCGCTGCGGGGCATCACCCCGAGCCCCGCCACCATCGCCGAACGCGTCGAATTCCGCATGCCGCAGATCCCCGGCTACTGGCGCGGCACCCCCGGTGGGACTTCCGCCGCCGAATTCTGGATGCGCTTCGCTGACGGCCGCAATGCCGACCCCCTCGCCCTGGCCCTCCTGGTCGACGCCGCCATGCCCGTAGTCTTCGACCTCGGCGTCCCTGGTTCCTCCACCATCGAACTCACCGTTCACATCCGCCGCCGCCCCGCCCCGGGTTGGCTCGCCTGCCGCGTCACCACGAACTACCTCATCGATGGCTTCCATGAGGAGGATTTCGAAATCTGGGACAGCACAGGCACTCTCGTCGCCCAGTCCCGCCAACTCGCCCTCATTCCATAG
- a CDS encoding TIGR03619 family F420-dependent LLM class oxidoreductase, whose translation MRFTYAETMVDPTYYVPLARAAEAAGYTTMVVADSVAYPQDSDAKYPYTPDGNREFLENKPFVEAFVVTAAMAAVTTTLRFTPFVLKLPIRPPVLVAKQAASIAAMSGDRLGLGVGISPWPDDFAMMGVPFEHRGARMDECIDIVRGLTVGGYFEFHGKFYDIAPIKINPVPSAPIPILIGGHSEPALRRAAQRGDGWMHAGGDPAELDRLLDRLNVLRAEYGTREDFEVHVISLDGFTVDGVKRLEDKGVTDVIVGFRYPYTIEADTEPLDTKIAHLSRFAEKVIAKTS comes from the coding sequence ATGCGATTCACCTATGCCGAGACCATGGTCGACCCGACCTACTACGTGCCGCTGGCACGGGCGGCCGAGGCGGCCGGTTACACGACCATGGTCGTCGCCGACAGCGTCGCCTACCCGCAGGACTCCGACGCCAAGTACCCCTACACCCCCGACGGCAACCGGGAGTTCCTGGAGAACAAGCCGTTCGTCGAGGCATTCGTGGTGACCGCGGCGATGGCTGCGGTGACGACCACGCTGCGCTTCACCCCGTTCGTGCTGAAGCTGCCGATCCGCCCGCCGGTGCTCGTCGCGAAACAGGCCGCGTCGATCGCCGCGATGAGCGGTGACCGGCTCGGGCTCGGCGTCGGAATCAGCCCGTGGCCCGATGATTTCGCGATGATGGGGGTGCCGTTCGAGCATCGGGGCGCGCGGATGGACGAGTGTATCGACATCGTGCGTGGGCTGACCGTCGGCGGGTACTTCGAATTCCACGGCAAGTTCTACGACATCGCGCCCATCAAGATCAATCCGGTGCCCAGCGCGCCGATTCCGATCCTCATCGGCGGGCACAGTGAGCCCGCGTTGCGGCGGGCGGCGCAGCGCGGTGACGGGTGGATGCACGCGGGCGGTGACCCCGCGGAGTTGGATCGGCTGCTGGACCGGTTGAACGTGCTGCGCGCCGAATACGGGACACGCGAGGACTTCGAGGTGCACGTCATCTCATTGGACGGGTTCACGGTGGACGGGGTGAAGCGGTTGGAGGACAAGGGCGTCACCGATGTGATCGTCGGGTTCCGGTACCCGTACACCATCGAGGCCGATACCGAACCGCTCGATACCAAGATCGCGCATTTGTCGCGGTTCGCCGAGAAGGTCATCGCGAAGACGAGCTGA
- a CDS encoding VOC family protein, translating into MTIALGPIFQLCWVVRDIAAAQREFTERYGVAQWFTIPDVHFGPDSCELHGVPADYTITVALGYAGGQQLELIEPKSGISLYSEHLDTAGSGLHHIAWVPEDFDAALAEAKANGVEVLARGAFEGVGMEFAYLDGGALGSAVELMRLSSDMRAMFDYLIPKGYSNPWA; encoded by the coding sequence ATGACCATCGCGCTCGGGCCGATCTTCCAGTTGTGCTGGGTGGTGCGCGATATCGCGGCGGCACAGCGGGAGTTCACCGAGCGTTATGGTGTCGCGCAGTGGTTCACCATCCCGGACGTGCATTTCGGTCCGGACTCGTGCGAATTGCACGGCGTGCCCGCCGATTACACGATCACCGTGGCGTTGGGGTATGCGGGCGGGCAGCAGTTGGAACTGATCGAGCCGAAGTCCGGAATCAGTCTGTACTCCGAACATCTGGACACGGCGGGGTCGGGATTGCATCACATCGCCTGGGTGCCCGAGGACTTCGACGCCGCGCTGGCCGAGGCGAAGGCGAACGGGGTCGAGGTGCTCGCGCGGGGCGCGTTCGAGGGTGTCGGGATGGAGTTCGCCTATCTCGACGGGGGCGCGCTCGGATCGGCGGTCGAGCTCATGCGGCTGTCCTCGGATATGCGGGCGATGTTCGATTACCTGATTCCGAAGGGGTATTCGAATCCATGGGCGTAG
- a CDS encoding fructosamine kinase family protein, translating into MSVNEAAHIAGMLGVSVREVNNVGSSHSWTLHRAVLADGREVFVKASLDQAAVFEAEAAGLRWLANGAPELVPEVLAVDERMLVLPWLPQVAPTAAAAERFGRDLAALHVDSPGSFGAPWPGWIADLPLDNTPADGPWSRWYAERRLAPYLPRAAADLGRDGIRLLERVIENIETLAGPPEPPSRIHGDLWSGNVLWTADRAVLIDPAAHGGHRETDLAMLALFGTPHLDRIRAAYTETHPLADGWRTRIPLHQLHPLLVHIVLFGGGYRTQTLAAAAAALGT; encoded by the coding sequence ATGTCGGTGAACGAGGCGGCACATATCGCGGGGATGCTCGGCGTCTCGGTGCGCGAGGTGAACAACGTCGGGTCGAGTCATTCGTGGACGCTGCACAGGGCCGTGCTCGCCGACGGCCGCGAGGTCTTCGTGAAGGCATCGCTCGACCAAGCCGCGGTCTTCGAGGCGGAGGCGGCGGGGTTGCGCTGGCTGGCGAACGGAGCGCCGGAATTGGTTCCCGAGGTGCTGGCCGTCGACGAGCGCATGCTGGTGTTGCCCTGGCTGCCGCAAGTGGCGCCGACGGCGGCGGCCGCGGAGCGATTCGGGCGCGATCTCGCCGCGCTGCACGTGGATTCGCCGGGATCGTTCGGCGCGCCCTGGCCGGGTTGGATCGCCGATCTGCCCCTGGACAACACCCCGGCCGACGGCCCGTGGTCACGCTGGTACGCCGAACGCCGCCTGGCTCCGTACCTGCCGCGCGCAGCGGCCGACCTCGGTCGCGACGGAATCCGCCTGCTGGAACGCGTCATCGAGAACATCGAAACCCTCGCCGGCCCACCGGAACCGCCCAGCCGCATCCACGGCGACCTGTGGTCCGGCAATGTTCTGTGGACCGCCGACCGCGCAGTGCTCATCGACCCCGCCGCACACGGCGGCCACCGCGAAACCGATCTCGCCATGCTCGCCCTCTTCGGCACCCCACACCTGGACCGAATCCGTGCCGCCTACACCGAAACCCACCCCCTCGCAGACGGTTGGCGCACCCGCATCCCATTGCATCAACTGCATCCACTGCTGGTGCACATCGTGCTGTTCGGCGGCGGCTACCGAACCCAAACCCTCGCCGCGGCCGCCGCAGCGCTGGGCACATGA
- a CDS encoding GNAT family N-acetyltransferase yields MIVRLAREQDIPAFLELAAQVEHWFGPMVEDPGFHGAVLNNIRRGTALVAASGPNVVGGLLFGVRRAPIYHVRWLVVSEPERGVGVGRALISDAVRRFVRAPATIEVITFGLGHPAATGARAFYESLGFTPAEAAAPGPEGGPRQVFRRIVSA; encoded by the coding sequence GTGATCGTGAGACTCGCGCGGGAGCAGGATATTCCGGCTTTTCTGGAGCTGGCAGCTCAGGTCGAGCACTGGTTCGGCCCGATGGTCGAGGACCCCGGCTTCCACGGCGCGGTGCTGAACAACATTCGACGCGGCACGGCGCTGGTCGCCGCTTCGGGCCCGAATGTCGTGGGCGGGTTGTTGTTCGGAGTGCGCCGAGCGCCGATCTATCACGTCCGCTGGCTCGTCGTCTCCGAACCGGAACGCGGGGTCGGCGTCGGTCGCGCGCTCATATCGGATGCCGTGCGCAGATTCGTCCGAGCACCTGCCACCATCGAGGTGATCACCTTCGGCCTCGGACACCCCGCCGCCACCGGCGCCCGCGCGTTCTACGAGAGCCTCGGCTTCACCCCGGCCGAAGCGGCCGCCCCGGGTCCGGAAGGCGGCCCGCGCCAAGTCTTTCGCCGAATAGTCAGCGCATGA
- a CDS encoding purine-cytosine permease family protein, whose translation MSAPTLDRREAPLTLDQPAPKVLSFWDQSAFWANLGVSLFAFSGAYTVLAPNTDGAAQISIAAGILAMIIGTVVGGLMLGLAAIPGTETGKPAMMLLRGLFGAKLSYLPTVLNIAQLIGWGTFELIVIGNAAEELFDGGPHWVYVVAAGVLTTVLTIWPLGSVRMLRRFVTVGVVIALIWFYLQFIREGLPDLTTNPGPKSSGPFGVDWNLFWVATDAALAVSISWVPVAADYTRHSRSTRAAFGAASGAYAFTQIIAYVLGLFALALASGDGGVYSPFLTVSLGAVFFFIFVFREADQSFANVYSTAVSIQNLAPRVDRRVLSVGLGVLITLLALRLNMENYFGFLGLIGSVFVPLLGVLVADFFLRAKGQWNTSIDAPSRWGMVFAWLVGLSVYQLINPGDAGVWTDFWVHAQEKLHFTKQAWMSASLLSFVAAVAVAWIVGRISLRKTGASTS comes from the coding sequence ATGTCTGCACCCACCCTTGATCGACGTGAAGCTCCGCTGACCCTGGACCAGCCCGCACCCAAAGTGCTGTCGTTCTGGGATCAGAGTGCGTTCTGGGCGAACCTCGGGGTCAGCTTGTTCGCGTTCTCCGGCGCGTACACGGTGCTGGCGCCCAATACCGACGGCGCGGCGCAGATCTCCATCGCCGCGGGCATTCTCGCGATGATCATCGGGACGGTAGTCGGCGGTCTCATGCTCGGACTGGCCGCGATACCGGGAACCGAGACCGGCAAACCCGCGATGATGCTGCTGCGCGGGCTATTCGGCGCAAAGCTCAGCTATCTGCCGACGGTGCTCAATATCGCGCAGCTGATCGGCTGGGGCACCTTCGAGCTGATCGTCATCGGCAACGCGGCCGAAGAGCTGTTCGACGGTGGACCGCACTGGGTCTATGTGGTCGCCGCGGGTGTGCTGACGACCGTGTTGACGATCTGGCCGCTCGGTTCGGTGCGGATGCTGCGGCGGTTCGTGACCGTCGGCGTGGTGATCGCCCTGATCTGGTTCTATCTCCAGTTCATTCGCGAGGGTCTGCCCGATCTCACCACCAACCCGGGCCCCAAGAGCAGTGGACCGTTCGGTGTCGATTGGAATCTGTTCTGGGTCGCCACCGATGCGGCACTGGCGGTTTCGATCTCGTGGGTGCCGGTGGCCGCGGACTACACCCGGCACTCGCGCAGTACCCGCGCGGCATTCGGCGCGGCGAGTGGGGCGTATGCGTTCACCCAGATCATCGCGTACGTGTTGGGGCTGTTCGCGTTGGCGCTCGCCTCCGGTGACGGCGGGGTGTACTCGCCGTTCCTGACGGTCAGCCTGGGTGCGGTGTTCTTCTTCATCTTCGTATTCCGTGAGGCCGACCAGTCTTTCGCGAATGTCTACTCGACCGCGGTGTCGATCCAGAACCTCGCGCCGCGGGTCGATCGCCGGGTGTTGTCGGTCGGTCTCGGTGTGCTGATCACGTTGCTGGCGCTGCGGCTGAATATGGAGAACTACTTCGGCTTCCTCGGCCTGATCGGCTCGGTGTTCGTGCCGCTGCTCGGCGTGCTCGTCGCGGACTTCTTCCTGCGCGCGAAGGGGCAGTGGAATACCTCGATCGACGCGCCCTCGCGGTGGGGCATGGTTTTCGCGTGGCTGGTGGGGCTTTCGGTATACCAGCTGATCAACCCGGGCGATGCTGGCGTGTGGACCGACTTCTGGGTGCATGCGCAGGAGAAGCTGCACTTCACCAAGCAGGCTTGGATGAGTGCGTCGCTGCTGTCGTTCGTCGCGGCGGTCGCGGTTGCCTGGATCGTCGGGCGGATCTCGCTGCGCAAGACCGGGGCTAGCACCTCGTAG
- a CDS encoding SGNH/GDSL hydrolase family protein has protein sequence MTNSQDGGHEATAAKRRIDADPTVSASTELAVWREKRYVALGSSFASGPGIAPRVPGSPRLAGRSQRNYPHLVATAAGLSLTDVTSSGATCEHLLRSRQYGQPPQIRSVSAGTDLVTVTIGGNDIGLTPYLLARRLPRPLGLLPPIAKFGDASAAFRRLANVENEIVEVLEAVAAHAPHAHILLVNYLSVLGPEAATDTAVDRHYRHLAESLAAHTESAATRTGAELIDARTPSLGHPPGSPDAWTIDFYVPLPRRTYPGSPCHPTAAGMAAVADLITTRLRTLTPRR, from the coding sequence GTGACGAATTCCCAGGATGGTGGCCATGAAGCGACCGCAGCAAAGCGGCGGATCGACGCCGATCCGACAGTCTCCGCCTCGACGGAACTCGCGGTCTGGCGGGAGAAAAGGTACGTCGCACTGGGTAGTTCGTTCGCGTCCGGGCCGGGTATCGCGCCCCGGGTGCCGGGCTCGCCTCGGCTGGCGGGGCGATCGCAGCGCAACTACCCGCATCTCGTCGCTACGGCCGCCGGGCTGTCGCTCACCGATGTCACCAGCAGCGGTGCGACGTGTGAGCATCTGTTGCGCAGCCGTCAGTACGGGCAACCGCCGCAGATCCGTTCGGTCAGTGCCGGTACCGATCTGGTCACCGTCACCATCGGCGGCAATGATATCGGCCTCACGCCCTACCTGCTGGCCCGCCGGCTGCCGCGACCGCTCGGACTGCTGCCGCCGATCGCGAAGTTCGGCGACGCGTCCGCGGCCTTTCGTCGGCTGGCGAATGTCGAAAACGAGATCGTCGAGGTACTCGAAGCGGTCGCCGCGCACGCACCGCACGCCCACATCCTCCTGGTGAACTACCTGTCCGTGCTGGGCCCGGAAGCCGCGACCGACACCGCGGTCGACCGTCACTACCGTCACCTCGCCGAATCCCTTGCCGCACATACCGAATCCGCCGCAACCCGCACGGGTGCCGAACTCATCGATGCGCGAACACCGAGCCTGGGCCATCCTCCAGGCAGCCCCGACGCCTGGACCATCGACTTCTACGTCCCCCTGCCCCGCCGCACCTACCCGGGCAGCCCCTGCCATCCGACTGCCGCAGGAATGGCCGCTGTCGCCGACTTGATCACCACCCGCCTCCGCACCCTCACCCCACGCCGGTAA
- a CDS encoding helix-turn-helix domain-containing protein translates to MSTQTAGDLLRHWRLERRLSQLELAGRAETSARHLSFIETGRANPSRTMVVHLCEQLEIPLRERNRLLLAAGYAPAYAEPSLDTPAMDAVRGAMRQILAGHEPYPALAIDQSWNMIDANAGVALLLTGIDTELLTAPVNALRLSLHPDGMAGRIANLAEWRGHIFERLSRQIEVTGAPELIELRDELRAYPGGEVDLALPEPDQAIVPLRLRHEDHELSFISVTTVFGTPMNVTVAELAIESFFPADEETKKRLTAASR, encoded by the coding sequence GTGAGTACGCAGACAGCCGGAGACCTGTTGCGCCACTGGCGGCTCGAGCGCAGGCTCAGCCAGCTGGAATTGGCCGGACGCGCGGAAACCTCCGCGCGGCATCTGAGCTTCATCGAAACGGGTCGCGCGAATCCGAGCCGCACCATGGTCGTGCACCTGTGCGAGCAGTTGGAGATCCCGTTGCGCGAACGCAATCGGCTACTGCTCGCGGCCGGATACGCCCCCGCCTACGCCGAACCCTCGCTGGACACACCCGCCATGGATGCAGTGCGCGGCGCGATGCGCCAGATCCTCGCCGGACACGAGCCCTATCCGGCGCTGGCCATCGATCAGAGCTGGAACATGATCGACGCCAATGCCGGTGTCGCACTGCTGTTGACGGGCATCGACACCGAGCTGCTCACCGCCCCGGTGAACGCCCTGCGCCTGAGCCTGCACCCGGATGGCATGGCCGGTCGCATCGCCAATCTCGCCGAATGGCGCGGCCACATCTTCGAGCGGCTGTCACGCCAGATCGAAGTCACCGGTGCACCCGAACTGATCGAGCTCCGCGACGAACTGCGCGCATATCCCGGTGGCGAAGTCGACCTCGCGCTCCCCGAACCCGACCAAGCCATCGTCCCATTACGTCTGCGCCACGAAGACCACGAGCTGTCCTTCATCAGCGTCACCACCGTCTTCGGCACCCCGATGAACGTGACCGTCGCCGAACTCGCCATCGAATCGTTCTTCCCCGCCGACGAGGAGACCAAGAAGCGCCTCACCGCGGCATCACGATGA